A stretch of Flavobacterium sp. N1994 DNA encodes these proteins:
- the rpsL gene encoding 30S ribosomal protein S12, giving the protein MPTIQQLVRTGRTQITKKSKSVALDSCPQRRGVCTRVYTTTPKKPNSAMRKVARVRLTNGNEVNAYIPGEGHNLQEHSIVLVRGGRVKDLPGVRYHIVRGALDTSGVAGRTQRRSKYGAKRPKEAKK; this is encoded by the coding sequence ATGCCAACAATTCAACAATTAGTAAGAACAGGAAGAACTCAGATCACTAAGAAGAGTAAATCGGTTGCTTTAGATTCTTGTCCTCAAAGAAGAGGTGTTTGTACGCGTGTTTACACTACTACTCCAAAAAAACCAAACTCTGCAATGCGTAAAGTTGCACGTGTACGTTTGACAAATGGAAATGAGGTAAATGCATACATCCCAGGAGAAGGTCACAATCTACAAGAGCACTCGATAGTATTAGTGAGAGGCGGAAGGGTAAAAGATTTACCAGGAGTTAGATATCACATTGTGCGTGGTGCGCTTGATACATCAGGTGTAGCAGGAAGAACACAAAGAAGATCTAAGTACGGTGCTAAACGCCCAAAAGAAGCAAAAAAGTAA
- the rpsG gene encoding 30S ribosomal protein S7: MRKRAAKKRPLLPDPKFNDQLVTRFVNNLMWDGKKSTAFKVFYDAMEIVETKKNNDEKSSLEVWKDALTNVMPHVEVRSRRVGGATFQIPMQIRPDRKISMAMKWMILYARRRNEKSMAGKLASEILAAAKEEGAAVKKRMDTHKMAEANKAFSHFRF; encoded by the coding sequence ATGAGAAAAAGAGCGGCAAAGAAAAGACCACTTTTACCAGATCCAAAATTTAACGATCAGTTAGTAACGCGTTTCGTGAATAACTTGATGTGGGATGGTAAGAAATCAACAGCTTTCAAAGTATTCTATGATGCAATGGAAATCGTAGAAACAAAAAAGAATAATGATGAAAAATCATCATTAGAAGTTTGGAAAGATGCTTTAACAAACGTTATGCCTCACGTAGAAGTACGTAGTCGTAGAGTGGGTGGAGCTACATTCCAAATTCCAATGCAAATCAGACCAGATAGAAAAATCTCTATGGCTATGAAGTGGATGATACTTTATGCTAGAAGAAGAAATGAAAAATCTATGGCTGGTAAATTAGCTTCAGAAATCTTAGCTGCGGCTAAAGAAGAAGGTGCTGCTGTTAAAAAGAGAATGGATACTCACAAAATGGCAGAAGCAAACAAAGCATTCTCTCACTTCAGATTTTAA